GACTCATACCGGACAATTGCGATAGATCGCAATCAAATTGCCAGCGAGAAGAAAAATAAATATTTTCGCCAAAAGGCGAATGCCAATGCCTACCAAAACGTCCGCGTCCTTGTGTTTGTTGTTCTGCGCAGCAAATACCCAGAGTGGAGTGTTCCGGCAATTCTTTTAAAAATCGATTTGTCGAGTCGATGGAAGCAAACAGATGGAAATTCAAGGGCAGATGGAAATCATGGTTGCTTAAGGCTTGACGAATACAGGCTTCATCCAGAAGTATTATTGGGGTTATTAGACGGTACCCTTGTTGGGGGACGGTAGCAATAGGTACACCCAAGTCGGTCATTTGTCGTATCTGTTTCCATACGGCCGTGCGTGATATTCCCAAAGTGAGGCCCAAATGATTGCCGCTATGGCACAAGCCATCCGCAAGTTCCTTAAGAAGGTTGATTTGAGTGGGGCTAAATTTTTTCATGGTTGTAAGGCACTGACTTCATTGAGAGTCAGATAGCGAATTTCCTGAATGCAGGGATTATAACAAAGCGCAGCACAGCTGGCGATTTTGGGTATAAAAGAGAGAACTCGCCAGTGTTGCCGATGGAGAGGGTCATAAATAGCTTGTGCCTCAGTCGGTAGAATGGGAAGGGAAATTTGTTTCGTTGGATAGCTTAATCCTAATCCACAAGCTTTAATCAAGGCTTCTTTTTGTGCCCAAATATGGAAGAATCCAAGCGGTTTAAGCATAGGAGGCAGGGCATGCAAGGCTTGATTCTCCTGAACTGAAAAAAGATGATCGGCGATGCCTTCGTAAGGACGTGCGGAAAAAAATTCAAGATCAATTCCCAGGGAATGGTTTTTACCCACCGCAAGTAATGCAGTTTCTTGGGAGTGACTCATATTAAATTGCAAGTGATGGTTAGGTAAGGCGGGCTTACCATGAGAACTGTAGGTAAATTCAAGCTGTTCAGGAGCAAGATTAAGATATCGGGCAAGAATCAAACGAAGCATTGTTCGAGCTATTGTAAACCGCCGGCGATGGCGGGCAAAATAATAACGTTCAGCCCGTTTTTGCTCGTCCGAACTAAGTAGGGATTTGCTGTTATTAAATTCCATATGCAAGGAAAATTGCCAGATATCAACGCGCTCCTCATGTAAGCTGCAATCTTGCAGAGGAAGGGCTTTAAATGAAGGCATATGGCATCCGATTGCAGATGAGGTTATACTTCGCATATTTATTCCAAAGGCAATGCAATAAAATACGCCTATAATCTAATTACATTAAATTTTGATGGATGTGGCGATAATAACGCATAACAAAAAATTCACCAATGAGTAACGAATGAGTCGACAATTTTTGGACTTTGAGCAACCGATTGAAGAGTTGAATCAGAAAATTGAAGCGCTGCGCATGGTAGGAAGCGATAGCGAAGTTAATCTGGGCGAAGAAATTTCTCGTCTTGAAGCGAAATGCCAAGAATTAACTGCCCATGTTTTTGCTCATCTTGAGCCTTGGCAAGTGGCGCAAATGGCAAGACATCCCTTGCGTCCACAAACGACGGATTATATTGAATATTTGTTTACTGACTTCCAAGAGTTACATGGTGATCGCCATTATTCGTCAGCACCGGCTATCATTGGTGGTTTGGCGCGTTTTCATGGTGAGCCGGTGGTGGTGCTGGGGCATCAAAAAGGAAAACGCACCAAAGAAAAAGTGTATCGTAATTTTGGTATGGCACGTCCGGAAGAGTATCGTAAAGCATTGCGCCTGATGAAAATGGCCGAAAAATTTGAGTTACCGCTTTTTACCTTTATTGATACGGCCGGAGCCTATCCGGGCATTGGGGCTGAAGAGCGCAATCAGTCCGAAGCAATCGCCCGGAATCTTTTTGAAATGTCCAAGCTTAAGACTCAGATTATTTGTGTGGTGACTGGAGAAGCTGGGTCAGGTGGTGCTTTGGCCATTGGCGTTGGCGATCGCGTCATCATGTTACAATATGCCATTTATTCAGTTATTTCACCGGAAGGATGCGCGTCTATCCTGTGGAAAGATCCGTCCAAAGCCAGCGAGGCAGCAAAAGCCATGGGCATTACCGCCACTAAGATTTTTGAGAATAAATTAATTGATCGTGTTGTCGAGGAGCCGCTGGGCGGTGCGCATCGGGATGTTGCAGGCATGATGACGAGTTTAAATTCCATTTTAGTGGACGAATTAAGCTCACTCAAAGCACTGTCCGTGGATGAATTATTGACGCAACGTTATAAGAAACTCATGGCAATGGGGGCTTGTGACTGAATCTTTATTAAGTCGTTATTGGCTTGAGCGTTTATCGGCCTGCCGCCAATTGTTTGTAGGCTTCAGTGGCGGACTTGATTCGACGGTGTTATTGCATCATCTTACCCTGCAGGCTGGTTTGCGGGAAAAATTACATGCCATCCATATTCATCATGGCCTTAGTATTCATGCCGATGCTTGGCAGGCTCATTGCCAGCGTTGGTGTGATGCTCGTTCAATTCCTCTTACTACCCGTCAAGTCAAACTTGGCAATTTCTCAAATATTGAGGAAAAGGCAAGAATTGCCCGTTATCAGCAGTTTTCCTCCTTGCTGTCTGAAAACGATTGCCTTTTATTGGGACATCATGCGGATGATCAGGCAGAAACCATGTTGTTGCAGTTATTGCGAGGAGCGGGCATCGATGGATTAGCGGCCATGGCTGAGGAAGATAGGTTGGCCAAAGGATGGTTGGCAAGACCATTTTTGGCTTTTACGCGCCAAACTTTGGAAGACTATGCCCGTGCTTATGAGCTTGACTGGATTGAAGATGAAAGCAATCAGAACCCACATTTTGCGCGTAATTACCTGCGTCATACCGTGATGCCTTTATTGCGTGCCAAATGGCCAAGTGTTGCGACCACGTTAATGCGCAGTGCCAGTCATTGCCAACAAGCCAAAATGAATTTGGAAACATTGGCGGTCATGGATTGCCAATGTTTAACAGAGCAAAATGATACCTTACCACTTTCTTTTCTTGCGTCATTAGACCGTGCCCGAGTAGGGAATGTGTTGCGCGTTTGGTTGAAGAAAAATCAAGTGCGCCTGCCACCTACAACGATTTTAAGACGGTTGATCGATGAGTTGATTTTCGCCAGTCAAGATGCAAATCCCCATGTGCAATGGGACGATGTGGAGGTGAGGCGTTATCAACGAGCGCTTTATTTACTCAAACATCAAAAAGCAACCCAATCTCGTGGAAAACAACGTTGGGCCTTCTTTCCTCAACCATTATCTTTGGATGGCATGGGATATTTGTATGCTGAGCCGGTTGCTAAAGGATTGAAAGTACCGGCTGGAAGCGCTATCGAAGTTGGTTTTCGTCAGGGGGGTGAAACATTGTTTTGGCATGGACAAACAAAACAACTCAAAAAACTGATGCAACAATGGCGAATACCTCCCTGGCAACGTGATTCTATTCCATTGATTTATATCAATGGCTGTTTAGCAGCGGTAGCAGACTATGCAATTAGTGATTATTTTTTAGGATCCGACACAGCTTATCAAATTCAATTAAGAACGGATTCTATTGAATCTTGTATTTTTTAATTACCTTTTGCAATGATAATGATTGGGACTTTTGTATGAACAGGATATGATAATTGTTTTCAAAATTATCTTTTTGTCCAATTCATAAGAGTTGCTTATGATACAACCTCTAATTAATATCACCCGTCGCCATGCGTTTGTATTTGCAGGTTTTTTGGTGCTGTATGAGTTTTTAACCTACATCGCCAATGACATGATCATGCCTGGCATGATTTATGTGGTAGCAACGTTTCATGGACCAGAGTCCGCCGTTGCTACTTCATTAACGGCGTATATGATTGGTGGTGCCAGCTTGCAATTATTTCTTGGCCCAATTTCCGACCGGTATGGCCGGCGGCCAGTGATGATTTTTGGTGCCTCGCTTTTTTTCTTTGTACCACCTTTATTGCAAACTCCCAATCCATGGATCAATTTTTAGTTGCCCGCTTTTTCCAGGGGATGGGATTATGTTTTATCGGCGTCATTGGGTATGCGACGTTACAGGAAATGTTTGCCGAGATGGATGCCATAAAATTAATTGCAATTATGGCTAATGTTTCCATATTAGCGCCCTTATTGGGTCCTTTGTTGGGGGCGCTTTTTATTCATTATTTCAGTTGGCGCTTGATTTTTGTTCTCATTAGTATCTTTTCTTTATTCGCTTTATGGGGGCTTTGGCGATTCATGCCTGAACCTGTTGGACAAATCAAACGAGATGGTGAAGAAATCAAGCGTATTTCATTATCTCCACGGGTTATTGCTGGCAATTACAAAAATTTGATTTTAAATAGAACGACCTTATTGGGTTCAATTGCATTAGGTTTATTGGGATTACCGTGCATTATCTGGATTGCTCTAGCACCGGTTATTTTGATTGCAGATGCGAAACTGTCTGTCATCCAATATGGTTTGTGGCAGTTGCCTGTCTTTGGAGCTGCAATATTGGGTAATTGGGTTTTACAACGATTAACGCGCTATTATTCTTCTCAAAAAATCTTATGGATGGGCTCCATTCTAGTTATTTTTAGTTTGTTGGCTGTCGTTATTCTTCCTTTGTTAATCGGTCATTCTTTCCTCTGGTTGATGCCAGGAATGATTATGTATTTTTTTGGATTAGGGATAACGAATGCCCCTTTGGATCGTCTGATTTTGTTTTCTACGCCGATTGCAAAAGGTACGTCTTCGGCCGTGATGACGATGATTTCCATGTGCATTCAGGCGGTAGGTATTGAAATTGGCAATAGTTTATACGCAACGCACAATAATATTCTTTTTGGTTTTTATTGTGCGTTGACCGGGGTGGTTTATCTGCTTTTTCTTGGCGGAGCCTTCTTTGGGGCCGGTATAAAAAAGACTTAATCATTTTTTCTTATGTTTGCAACAACAGTTGGAAAAGAAATTATATAACCAAGCCACAATAACGCCGCCAATGAAAGCATCTATAAATCCTATAATTCCACCGATAATGCTTCCTAAGATGGTGGCATCATAACCGACGTATAACGTTCCCACAGAAGTAACAAAAATTTCACCATAAGCAAAAAAATAAGCACTTAACCCCATAATAAACAATGATATGCCCCAGACTATCCCTAAGGAAAGTCCTAATGCTAACGGACTCCATCTGCAGTTTGTCATTACAATCTCCTTATCTGCCACTACACTATTTATTATAGACTTTCATGAGTGATTCTATTTTTTAATGATACGGTGCATTTGCTATTGAGAATCATCTGCAAACAACATAAGGACTGGCAAATTTCTCAATAATCCGTATGATCGTACCCTTGTTTTCCGTTCGATGATTGGGGCATGAAATGTATATTGCTGGTGTGGATGAAGTTGGACGGGGGCCGCTGGCAGGACCTGTTATTGCGGCTGCTGTTATTTTAGATGTTCCCATTTTCGGAGTTACAGATTCCAAACTATTGACGGCTTCTAGAAGAAAGAAATTAGCCATTGAAATTAAGGAAAAAGCAACCTGTTATGCCTATGGACGAGCTGAAGTTAATGAAATCAATCAATTAAACATTCATCATGCTACCTTATTGGCCATGGAAAGAGCGATTGACGCATTGACCATCCGTCCTGAAAAGATATTAGTAGACGGTTTGCATGTACCTCGGATTTCTATTCCTTGTTACGCCATTGTGAAAGGTGATTTGCTTGTTGCGGAGATCAGTGCCGCGTCCATCATCGCTAAAGTATATCGTGATGAAGAAATGGAACAAATGGATAGTCAATATCCGGGATATGGTTTTGCTGCTCATAAAGGTTACTCTACTGCGGCCCACCAACAGGCCTTGGAGCGATTAGGGCCTTGCGCTATTCATAGGAAAAATTTTAGCCGAGTTGCAGTTTTATCGGATAGTTAGGGGCAGGAAGGAGGTTTGGGTCATCAATAATAAGATTGCCTGGACTCTTATCATCCAATCATTGTTCTTCTGAAGTCATTTGTGATCATCCCTTGAGGTTATCAAATAAGATTCGATGTGAACTGATGGACATCAAGATGCCAAAAGCAGCAAGAAAAGTAACCATGGCGGTACCGCCATAGCTGATTAAAGGCAAAGGGATTCCTACGACGGGTAAAATGCCCATCACCATACCCATATTCACAAACGCTGAAATAAAAAAAGTCATGGCAAGGCTTGCGGCCAACAAGCGTGTGTAGCTGGTCTGGGCATGTCTTGCAATATGCAAACCTCGTAGTGATATGAGCGCAACCAGGATTATTAAAATAATACTGCCAATAAAACCAAATTCTTCTCCACTGACTGCAAAAATAAAATCCGTTGCATGCTCTGGTAAAAAATTGAGATGGGACTGACTGCCGGCTAACCAGCCCTTGCCGAAAGCTCCACCTGAACCAATGGCAATTTTCGATTGAATAATATGATAACCTGCATCCAATGGATCATTTTCTGGATTTAAAAATGTAATGATTCGCTGTTTCTGATAGTCGTGCAAAACATGCCACAGTAAAGGGGCTGTTAATCCAGAAGCCAACGCCAGAAATAAAATGACACGCATTTGCATGCCGGCAATAAACATTACGGAAAGACCGGCGGCTATGACCATCAGACCTGTACCCAAATCCGGTTGTTTGGCAATTAAGACGGCGGGTAAAAAAATGATGATGGCGGAAACAAATAATGATTTTAAATCAATCGGGATGGATTTGCGGTCAAAATACCAGGCTGCCATCATGGGCACAGCAAGTTTCATGATTTCAGAAGGTTGGAAGCGGAATAGCCCCAAATCAAGCCAGCGCTGGGCGCCTTTGCCAATTTTTCCTATCACCATGACGGCAATGAGCAAGGTTAGACCAACGCTATAAATCCAGGGAGTCCATAATTTATATTTATGAGGAGGAATAAAGGCAAATACCATCATCACCATAAATGCTAGGCTTAAACGCAAGAGCTGTCGCAAGACCATCCCTGTGTTTTGGTTGGAAGCGCTGTATAAAATCAGAAGTCCTAAGGCAATCAGCACAAGCAATAAGCCGATTAGAGGATAATCAATATGTAATGATTTTGGTGTAAACCGGTAAACGGGGCGCGCTTGATTTATATTCATGTTTCAGGATTCTTTTGGTTTAAATCAAAGTAAGCATCCATGATTTTGCGAGCAACGATGGACGCGATAAAATCATTTTCTACCAGCACAGAGACAGCGATTTCGGGATTTTCCACGGGAGCAAAAGCAATGAATAGTGAATGATCACGCAGTGCTTCAGGAATCTCTTGATAGCTTTTTTTCTCATATTGATTGCCACTGAATACTTGAGCTGTTCCGGTTTTTCCTGCCACCGTATAAGCTGAATTACGGCCAAAACGATGCCCAGTTCCTTCCGGGCTGTTAATAACATTCTGCATGGCTTCTGTAATAATAGTCCAGTGAACATTATCTTTTAATTGGATTGGATATTCTTCCAAGGGTTTATATGGATGAACTTTACCATCGTCTTCAACCGAACGGCCAAACAGATGGGGACGAAATCGCCGGCCATGCATGCTTAATGCGGCAGTTGCATTAGCTAATTGCAAGGGGGAAGCTAACATAAAGCCTTGTCCTATGGAAGTGATTAATGTATCGCCAGGATACCAGGATGCGCCGCGGCTTCTTCGTTTCCAGCTTGGGCCAGGAACAATGCCCGGTGCTTCTTCAAACAAATCCACATGAGATAATTGTCCGAAGCCAAATTGCATTAAAAAGTCTTCAATGGCCGAAATGCCAAGCTTATTGCCCAGCTGATAAAAATAGGTATCGCAAGAGACAGTAATGGCTCGTTTAAGATTAATGATGCCATGCCCGTGGCGCTTCCAGTCACGGTATTTATGACTGACTCCGGGAAGGCCATACCAGCCCGGATCGTAGATTTTGGTACTGGGGGTAATGGTGCCTTTTTCAAGTCCGGCCAAAGCAACGAATGGCTTAACGGTTGATGCGGGCGGATAAAGGCCACGGACAGCGCGGTTATACAAGGGCTTATCTTGAGTATTAGCCAATTGCTGATAATCTTTATTACTGATGCCATTCACAAATAAATTGGGATCAAAACTAGGGGTACTTACCATGGCTAAAATGTCACCATCTTTGACACTCATAACCACGGCTGCACCGCGTTTGCCTTCCAGCGCGTTATAAACAGCCTCTTGCAGACGGGCATCAATGGTAAGATAAATTTTTGCACCGGATACTGGGGCTTGTTTACTTAAAACGCGCAATGTTCTGCCACTGACGTCCGTTTCTACCTGTTGATAACCTACCCGACCATGTAGGGTGTTTTCATAATAACGTTCAATGCCTGATTTGCCGATAAAATTAGTGGCACGATAGTTGGTATTATCGACTTGCTGCAATTCCTGGACATTAATCCGCCCAACATAGCCAAGCAAGTGCGCGACCGGTGCTCCCAGAGGATAATAACGCATCAGCCTTGCTTTAATGCTGATTCCTGGAAACAAATACTGATTACTGGCAAAAATCGCGACTTCTTCTTCCGTTAATTTGAGTTTTAAAGGAATTGGAACGTAGGAACGGTTTTGGCTGCGAGCATGATTAAAATTGTCAATGTCTTCATCGGTAATAGAGGGAATTAATTGTTTTAATTTCGCCAGGGTTGCTGTTAAATTAGTTACCCGCTCTGGGATAATTTCAAGCACATACACAGGAATATTATCGGCAAGAATGACTCCATTTTTATCAAGAATAATCCCTCTCGGTGGAGCGATAGGAATGATGCTCATTTGATTTTTCAAGGATAACGTAGCGTAGCGTTTAAATTGAGAAAATTGCAAATAAGCTAAGCGTAAAATCAAAATAAAAGATAATATGACCAACAGTGCTACCAGCAAGCTTAAGCGGAAGTGGTGTACCTGCAATTCCTGACGATCATTTTTAACAGAGTCATTTAAACGCATCTTGATACAGCATAGTATGGCAGTGGTGTGTAAAGGTATGTAAAGAAAGTTTAAAGGTCAAGAAATTTAGCATTATCTTAATGTTTTAGGCGTATTGTCTATAATTAATCTATAAAATTTTATTTTTATTTAAGAGACAGTAATGACTATTCTATATCTTGATGATAATGATAAAGATTCAGCAGACGCATTGGCTGAAGTATATGGTGATCGGGCTTTATCCTTTGATGAGGTTAGAGGCAGAACACTGCGTGATCGTGATATTACATTATGTGCTCATACCGATGATGATCGTGCCACCATTGGTGGTAAGACTCCCCGTGAATTGGCGCAAGAGTTGGCACGCAAATACGGCGATCATAAATCAAGCCTGCAAGATATTTACCTCATTTCTTGTGAAGCCGGCATTGGACAGCCATCGCTTGCCCAGCAATTGGCAAGGGAATTAAGAGACGCAGGGTTTGCCGCAGGTATTCGCATTCATGCGGCCAATCCGGTGAATGCGGATGAACTTCATGGCATGCGGGTTGAAGTAGTGACCAAACCAGGCGCCTGGTCCACCGAGGCTCGTGGTGATGTGCGTGCCTTTTTTTATGGAAATGAACATAGTTATGAAGTGGATAGCCGTATTGAAGCTGCGGTAGAAAGTCATCAGACGCGCGAGGCGACTCGTTTATTTAGAGCAAGAAAGAATGATGCTCTCTATGTAAAAACAGACATTTTTAATTCTCATGATTACAAAGAGGAGCTGAATCGAGCGCATCATACGTTTACTACCGATGGCCCTGGGCCAAGGCCTAATCGAGCCGTATTAAAAGCCATAGAAACACTGCAAGCGATTATTGCTGCTCCTGCAGCAAGAAATGCACTTTCCGAAGAAGAAAAAGCAAGATTAGTTCCCAAACTATTGGCAGTTATCCATGGCTGGGAAAGAAAGGATGGGCAGATTTTAGTATGTGGGGAAAGCGTAAAACGTGAGCGTGGCCCCAATGCTCAATTTGTTGGTTTAAAAGACATGCCTGAAGCTTCCGTGGAAGACATCATTGCCAAACTTAATGAAGTTCGTGGGGTTTTGGGTAAAAACACGATATTTGGAAGTTCAAATTTTCAAACCGTTATTGATGTTGTTACCAGAGAATTGCATGCATTGGATGAGCCTATGCGACCTTACCATCAACGCATGGTGGGTAGCCGACCTTCAACACCACCAGCCGTCCATCCAGCTTTAGCACAGTTACATCATACGCCAGAGCCAAGGTATAAGCATGGAACAGCTCGGGTGGCGCCGGCACCGGACAGTGCCACTCAGGTTAGGGGAGAAGCGTTATTCCACCAGGCATTGCAAGGGTATATTGCGGAGCGCCAAAAAGTAAATACCGATTATTTTTATGGAGGATGGACGACATTTTGGAATTGGATCGCTAATGGTCTCCGAGCCTTATGCGGTATGGAACAGATTCCTATTAAAGCTAAAAGTAAAGATGTAAAAATAGCAGCCGCAGGGCGATTGAGCCGTGGTGAAGCATTGTCTGAGCAAGAGTTGGCAGCGACCAAAGAGGGGCGATTAGGGGATTTGGTTCGTGCTCGTGATGATGAGGCTTCATTAGCCAAGATTGCCACCAAGCATGGATTTTTGCCAGCTCCAGATAAGTCTGAAGAAACAGCGCCGCCGTCGCAGCCTGCGTCAGGACTTAGAAGATAAGTACTGATTATTTATGATAAGGATGATTTTGGAGAATAGACCAAGCTCTGTAAATCGCTTCAATAAAAACGATGCGTACCAAGGGGTGCGGCAACGTCAGTGTTGATAACGACCAGCGCTCATCACAGCGGGCTAATAGTTTACGACAAAGACCTTCTGGCCCACCAATCAGGAAGCATAAATGGCTGTTGATGTGCTGTAATTGTTCAATCTTATGTGCTAATTGCTCGCTGCTGAATGACTCCCCTGTCATGTCCAGAGCAATAAGTCGTGCTCCTTGCGGAATGGCGGTTGTCATCAGGGTGGCTTCTTTTTCTAAAATACGAGCTAAATCCGCTGATTTTCCTCGGCGTAACAGCGGAATTTCAACCAATGTTAGAGCAATGCCATCCTGCAATCGTTTTTTATAGTCACCAACCGCTTCATTAACCCAGGAAGGCATTTTATTACCAAGTGTAATTAAAGTAATTTTTAACATAAATGGTATTAACACATAGCATAAACAATAGTGATTGTTGAATTTTGGCCATCACATCAGTTTAGTACAACCAGGGTGGAAAGAATTCTGTTAAGGCGTTTGTTGCCATAATCCTTCAAGATTGTAAAACGCGCGATTTTCCGGCTGCATGACATGAACAACAAAATCGCCAAAATCAATCAAAGCCCAATCACCTTGCTCCAGACCATGATGACTTAAAGCAGGGAGCCCTGCTGCTTTCATCTTTTCCATGACCTGCTCGGCAATTGATTTTACATGGCGTGATGAACGCCCGCTGCAGATGATCATATAATCTGTGACGCTGGTTTGATTACGCACATCCAGCGTGACGATATCACTGGCTTGAATATCTTCTAAAGAAGCAATGAGCGTTTCTAATAAGGGGTGTTTATCTGGCATAGCCTATCGTATCAATTCATTAAATCATGGCCGGGCGAAGTATAACAGCAATTCCATTGAGCGACTACCTATTTTTGTGAGGTCATGAGATATTTGATGATACGGTTTAGAATAATGCATACCACGGCCGCTGCCAGTAAGATGTAGAGCAAACGAGCGAACGTTGCAGCATAATGGGCTTTTAATCCAATAATGGATAGATGGTCCAGTTTTTCTTTTGAAATAGCAGTTATGCCTGCCAGTTTTCCAGATAAAAAGCCTCCAAGGCCAAGAGAAACAAAGAAAATTCCCATCATGGTGCTCACTTTTTTATGACTGGATAAAAGCGTGATGGCGGATAAACCAACGGGTGATAATAATAATTCAGCCAATGAAATTAGCAGATAGGCCGGGATGAAAAACCAGGGGGAAATCAGTGCTATACCTACCTCAAAATGACAAACCAAAGCAATTAACAGGTAGGCAAAAACCATAAAAAAGATTGAAAGCAAAAATTTGTTGCCGGTGCGAATGGCGTGTTGGGTCAAACTCAATTGCTTTTTATGGCGGCCAAGAAAAAGACCAAACACAATCATGCCTAAACTTTGTACGGCAACGTAATAGGGAGGGGGAAATGGAATACCCCACAGCGTTGGCTGGACCACACGCTTCAATAATAACGTCAAAGATAGGAACATTTGAAAATAAAAAGACCAAAAAATGATAGAAATCAAGCACAACAGGCCTATTACCAGCGTCTGACGTGCTTGTATGCCACTTTCTTGCATTAATGAATTCAGTAAATAGATGAGTGAAAATAAACCAATAATGGTAAATAATGCATCGGCGAGCGTGGATTGTTGTAAAATGTAAAAAGCGCCAAACCACATGAAAAAAATAAGCAGAACCGCAAAAAATATATCTTTTAAGTTATGTTGGTAGGGAAAATAATCGGCAATGCGATAACGATGGATGCCAAATGAAAAAACAGCAATGGCGATGATCATCCCGATGGTGGCACTCAAAAAAGAAAAAGACCAGCCATACAGGGACTGAAGGTAGCTGGGGAGTGTTGTGCCTAGAATAATGCCAGTGGTGATGCCCATATAAAAGATGGTGAAGCCGCGCTCCCGATTAGGTGATCCAATGGGATATTCATTGCCTAATAAGGATGAAATATTCGGCTTAAGCAAGCCAGTACCTACGGCGATTCCGGCCAGTGATATGGTAAGTCCTGTATCAGCTTGCATCAATCCTAAGGAAAGATAGCTAAAAAACAAGACGACGGCGCCAGCAAGGATGCTGCGTTTTTGCCCTAATAATTGGTCAGCAATCCATCCACCAATCACTGGGGAAAGATAGGTTAAGGCAGTGAAGGCACCAACCAAAGGGTAAACTCGGTGGTCATTCCATTGAAAATGCATGACCAAATACAGCGCAAGCAATGTTTGCACCACATAAAAACCGTAGCGCTCCCACATTTCGGTAGCAAAAAATATTTTTAGTGAGGGGGGATGTGTTGGTTGATTTGCTTGCACGCTACTTCTTAAAAAAGATGAAAATGCAGGAATTCTACCATACTGAAAAATAATTTCACATCATCTGCCAGGCTCGCTTTCAAGAAGCTTTTTATCTACTATATGGTCATTCGTTTTTTAGAGCTTGTTAACAAGCTCTTATGCTGGACAAGCAGGGACAGTTCAGTTAGCTGCATGGCTTTCAGGGCATGGTAAGCCCCTGATTATCGTGGCATGCTCAAAAGTGACAGAGCTGCCAGGTTATAGAGAAGTTTTTCTGGAGAAAAGACTATGGAACATCATAAAAATCATCCTATCCAAGCTCG
This genomic interval from Legionella oakridgensis ATCC 33761 = DSM 21215 contains the following:
- a CDS encoding peptide MFS transporter, coding for MQANQPTHPPSLKIFFATEMWERYGFYVVQTLLALYLVMHFQWNDHRVYPLVGAFTALTYLSPVIGGWIADQLLGQKRSILAGAVVLFFSYLSLGLMQADTGLTISLAGIAVGTGLLKPNISSLLGNEYPIGSPNRERGFTIFYMGITTGIILGTTLPSYLQSLYGWSFSFLSATIGMIIAIAVFSFGIHRYRIADYFPYQHNLKDIFFAVLLIFFMWFGAFYILQQSTLADALFTIIGLFSLIYLLNSLMQESGIQARQTLVIGLLCLISIIFWSFYFQMFLSLTLLLKRVVQPTLWGIPFPPPYYVAVQSLGMIVFGLFLGRHKKQLSLTQHAIRTGNKFLLSIFFMVFAYLLIALVCHFEVGIALISPWFFIPAYLLISLAELLLSPVGLSAITLLSSHKKVSTMMGIFFVSLGLGGFLSGKLAGITAISKEKLDHLSIIGLKAHYAATFARLLYILLAAAVVCIILNRIIKYLMTSQK
- the rsfS gene encoding ribosome silencing factor yields the protein MPDKHPLLETLIASLEDIQASDIVTLDVRNQTSVTDYMIICSGRSSRHVKSIAEQVMEKMKAAGLPALSHHGLEQGDWALIDFGDFVVHVMQPENRAFYNLEGLWQQTP
- the mrdA gene encoding penicillin-binding protein 2, whose amino-acid sequence is MRLNDSVKNDRQELQVHHFRLSLLVALLVILSFILILRLAYLQFSQFKRYATLSLKNQMSIIPIAPPRGIILDKNGVILADNIPVYVLEIIPERVTNLTATLAKLKQLIPSITDEDIDNFNHARSQNRSYVPIPLKLKLTEEEVAIFASNQYLFPGISIKARLMRYYPLGAPVAHLLGYVGRINVQELQQVDNTNYRATNFIGKSGIERYYENTLHGRVGYQQVETDVSGRTLRVLSKQAPVSGAKIYLTIDARLQEAVYNALEGKRGAAVVMSVKDGDILAMVSTPSFDPNLFVNGISNKDYQQLANTQDKPLYNRAVRGLYPPASTVKPFVALAGLEKGTITPSTKIYDPGWYGLPGVSHKYRDWKRHGHGIINLKRAITVSCDTYFYQLGNKLGISAIEDFLMQFGFGQLSHVDLFEEAPGIVPGPSWKRRSRGASWYPGDTLITSIGQGFMLASPLQLANATAALSMHGRRFRPHLFGRSVEDDGKVHPYKPLEEYPIQLKDNVHWTIITEAMQNVINSPEGTGHRFGRNSAYTVAGKTGTAQVFSGNQYEKKSYQEIPEALRDHSLFIAFAPVENPEIAVSVLVENDFIASIVARKIMDAYFDLNQKNPET
- the rlmH gene encoding 23S rRNA (pseudouridine(1915)-N(3))-methyltransferase RlmH, with the protein product MLKITLITLGNKMPSWVNEAVGDYKKRLQDGIALTLVEIPLLRRGKSADLARILEKEATLMTTAIPQGARLIALDMTGESFSSEQLAHKIEQLQHINSHLCFLIGGPEGLCRKLLARCDERWSLSTLTLPHPLVRIVFIEAIYRAWSILQNHPYHK